GGCATTGGTGAGGTCGTCGCATTCGACCTCACCTGATCTTGCCCGACGCGATGATGTCTGTTGTTCAGCGGTCTAGCACCTGTAGGCGATGCGTGGTTTGCCACAGCTGTTGAACACGCCCGTGGCTTTCACCGTTTACACCGCATTCAGCCTCCAGCTCGGCGCGCCCAAGTGCCATGTTCAAGACGCGATGCGCGAGCGCTTCGCCGATCTGGTGCCGCAGCTGCAAGACCGCGACACTTTTTCTATGTCTGCGGTGTCAAGGCATGGAGGAGGGCGTGGTGATGGCGCTGCGCGAAACCGCCATGCGCGTTGGCATGGGCTGGAACGCGCTGAGTGCTTCGCTCAAAGAGCAAGGCCGGCTACACATCGAGACCTATTGACCGGGCTGATGAGGCTAGGGTCACCAGCGCCTAAACTTGGGGTATGCCGAACAGCGCAGGGCACGAAGACGTTCCCCGCGCGGTAACCCCGTCGAACTCCATAGAAAGCCCGCCCATGACCGCCCGCCAAGTTCACATCATCGACCACCCGCTGGTGCAGCACAAGCTCACGCTGATGCGCCGCAAAGACACCAGCACCAAAAGTTTTCGCGAACTGGTGCACGAGCTGAGCGCCTTGCTTGCCTACGAAATCACGCGCGACATGCCGATGCAGGAGATCGAGATCGAGACCCCGCTGGAGAAGATGAAATCGCGCGTGATCGACGGCAAGAAGGTGGTGCTCGCCTCCATCCTGCGTGCAGGCAACGGTTTCCTTGATGGCATGTTGCAGGTCATCCCTGGCGCCCGCGTGGGCCATGTCGGCCTGTACCGCGACCCCAAAACCCTGAAGGCGGTTGAGTACTACTTCAAGATGCCCAGCGAAATGGAAGAGCGCGATGTGATTGTTCTCGATCCCATGCTGGCCACCGGCAATTCCGCGGTTGCCGCGGTCGACCGCCTGAAACAGACCAAACCGCGCTCGATCCGGTTT
This region of Hydrogenophaga crassostreae genomic DNA includes:
- the upp gene encoding uracil phosphoribosyltransferase, with amino-acid sequence MTARQVHIIDHPLVQHKLTLMRRKDTSTKSFRELVHELSALLAYEITRDMPMQEIEIETPLEKMKSRVIDGKKVVLASILRAGNGFLDGMLQVIPGARVGHVGLYRDPKTLKAVEYYFKMPSEMEERDVIVLDPMLATGNSAVAAVDRLKQTKPRSIRFVCLVTCPEGLKTFHDAHPDVPVYTPSIDRGLNEHGYIVPGLGDAGDRIFGTK